The following proteins come from a genomic window of Anaerobutyricum hallii:
- a CDS encoding histidine phosphatase family protein, with protein MRILFIRHGDPDYLNDTLTEKGCREADLLAKRAVTLQMGECYISPLGRAQRTAKPCLAAVNCEAETLSWLQEFPAQLDINKAPELAEAYPDVKKNEKGYLPRIVWDMMPEHLTEHNEYMDRTAWRDSVVAQCSDMVEVYDNIIQEFDNLLAEHGYVRENGHYRVEKENTKTITFFCHFGLIGVLLSHLWNVSPFTLWNSLALAPTSVTELVTEERKKGIAYFRGLKVGDVSHLYAGGEEPSFAARFCEVYSNKAQRH; from the coding sequence ATGAGAATTTTATTTATAAGACATGGGGATCCCGATTACTTAAATGATACATTAACTGAAAAAGGCTGCAGAGAAGCCGATCTTTTAGCCAAGAGAGCGGTTACTCTTCAAATGGGAGAATGTTACATATCTCCATTAGGAAGAGCACAGCGTACAGCAAAACCCTGTTTAGCGGCAGTGAACTGCGAAGCTGAAACTTTATCTTGGTTACAGGAATTTCCTGCACAATTAGATATAAATAAAGCCCCCGAACTGGCGGAAGCTTATCCTGATGTAAAGAAAAACGAAAAAGGATATCTTCCAAGAATCGTATGGGATATGATGCCAGAACATCTGACAGAACATAACGAATATATGGATAGAACTGCATGGAGAGATTCCGTTGTAGCACAGTGTTCTGATATGGTCGAGGTATATGATAACATCATACAAGAATTTGATAATCTTCTTGCAGAACATGGGTATGTTCGTGAAAATGGTCATTATCGCGTAGAAAAAGAAAATACAAAAACGATTACCTTTTTCTGTCACTTCGGTCTTATAGGTGTACTCCTTTCGCATTTGTGGAATGTTTCTCCATTTACTTTATGGAATAGTCTCGCATTAGCTCCAACATCTGTTACAGAGCTTGTAACAGAAGAAAGAAAAAAAGGCATTGCTTATTTTCGCGGTTTAAAAGTAGGGGATGTGTCTCATCTTTATGCCGGTGGGGAAGAACCGTCTTTTGCCGCAAGATTTTGTGAAGTCTACAGCAATAAAGCTCAAAGACATTAA